From Pempheris klunzingeri isolate RE-2024b chromosome 16, fPemKlu1.hap1, whole genome shotgun sequence, a single genomic window includes:
- the cfap20 gene encoding cilia- and flagella-associated protein 20 isoform X2, giving the protein MFKNTFQSGFLSILYSIGSKPLQIWDKKVRNGHIKRITDNDIHSLVLEVEGTNVSTTYITCPADPKKTLGIKLPFLVMIIKNLKKYFTFEVQVLDDKNVRRRFRASNYQSTTRVKPFICTMPMRLDDGWNQIQFNLSDFTRRAYGTNYIETLRVQIHANCRIRRVYFSDRLYSEDELPAEFKLYLPVQNQKAK; this is encoded by the exons atgtttaaaaacacattccaaAGCGGATTCCTGTCTATTTTATACAGCATCGGCAGCAAACCTCTTCAGATATGGGATAAAAAG GTGAGGAATGGTCACATCAAGAGAATAACAGACAATGACATCCACTCACTGGTGTTGGAGGTTGAAGGGACGAACGTCAG TACCACGTATATAACATGTCCTGCAGACCCCAAGAAGACATTGGGCATCAAGCTTCCATTTCTTGTTATGATCATCAAGAACCTCAAGAAGTATTTCACCTTTGAAGTCCAG GTGTTAGATGATAAAAATGTCCGCCGGCGGTTCCGAGCGAGTAACTATCAAAGCACGACACGAGTGAAGCCGTTCATCTGCACCATGCCGATGAGGCTGGACGACGGCTGGAACCAGATTCAGTTTAACCTGTCGGACTTCACCAGGAGAGCCTATGGAACCAATTACATCGAGACGCTGCGCGTACAG aTCCATGCAAACTGTCGAATAAGGAGAGTGTATTTCTCAGACAGACTGTACTCTGAGGATGAGCTCCCAGCAGAGTTTAAACTTTACCTGCCTGTCCAAAACCAGAAAGCCAAG TAG
- the cfap20 gene encoding cilia- and flagella-associated protein 20 isoform X1 encodes MFKNTFQSGFLSILYSIGSKPLQIWDKKVRNGHIKRITDNDIHSLVLEVEGTNVSTTYITCPADPKKTLGIKLPFLVMIIKNLKKYFTFEVQVLDDKNVRRRFRASNYQSTTRVKPFICTMPMRLDDGWNQIQFNLSDFTRRAYGTNYIETLRVQIHANCRIRRVYFSDRLYSEDELPAEFKLYLPVQNQKAKQ; translated from the exons atgtttaaaaacacattccaaAGCGGATTCCTGTCTATTTTATACAGCATCGGCAGCAAACCTCTTCAGATATGGGATAAAAAG GTGAGGAATGGTCACATCAAGAGAATAACAGACAATGACATCCACTCACTGGTGTTGGAGGTTGAAGGGACGAACGTCAG TACCACGTATATAACATGTCCTGCAGACCCCAAGAAGACATTGGGCATCAAGCTTCCATTTCTTGTTATGATCATCAAGAACCTCAAGAAGTATTTCACCTTTGAAGTCCAG GTGTTAGATGATAAAAATGTCCGCCGGCGGTTCCGAGCGAGTAACTATCAAAGCACGACACGAGTGAAGCCGTTCATCTGCACCATGCCGATGAGGCTGGACGACGGCTGGAACCAGATTCAGTTTAACCTGTCGGACTTCACCAGGAGAGCCTATGGAACCAATTACATCGAGACGCTGCGCGTACAG aTCCATGCAAACTGTCGAATAAGGAGAGTGTATTTCTCAGACAGACTGTACTCTGAGGATGAGCTCCCAGCAGAGTTTAAACTTTACCTGCCTGTCCAAAACCAGAAAGCCAAG CAGTAG